One stretch of Streptomyces hygroscopicus DNA includes these proteins:
- a CDS encoding universal stress protein UspA has protein sequence MGTVELPVVVGVDGSDAASDALDWAAELAGRRGLPLRVVHASLWERYEGYVAGTAADRPAERLHSEAVLATAAERAGRRVPALKVMTDLAADDAVTALLRAGQSAEALVVGSRGRGEFASLLLGSVGLGIAARAQCPVVVVRGRPENVHGGMNRVVVGIAERERPSEREPAPPSPAVAFALREARLRGGELEAVHAWRCAGPEDHGTRESHGAHESHRARENHGGHESHGARQDHARRAAELLDETLGGATAAGLPPVPVAHRPVEGSARKALLVASAHADLLVVGARRRQGHFGMQLGLVNHAVLHHAKCPVAVVPVS, from the coding sequence GTGGGCACGGTGGAGCTTCCCGTGGTCGTCGGGGTCGACGGTTCGGACGCCGCCTCGGACGCACTGGACTGGGCGGCCGAGCTGGCCGGGCGCCGCGGGCTGCCGCTGCGCGTCGTCCACGCCTCCCTGTGGGAGCGGTACGAGGGCTACGTCGCCGGAACGGCCGCCGACCGCCCCGCCGAGCGGCTCCACAGCGAGGCGGTGCTGGCCACCGCGGCCGAGCGGGCCGGGCGGCGGGTGCCCGCCCTGAAGGTGATGACCGACCTGGCGGCCGACGACGCGGTCACCGCCCTGCTGCGCGCCGGGCAGAGCGCCGAGGCGCTGGTGGTCGGCTCGCGCGGCCGCGGCGAGTTCGCCTCCCTGCTGCTCGGCTCGGTCGGACTGGGCATCGCGGCCCGCGCCCAGTGCCCGGTGGTCGTGGTGCGCGGCCGCCCGGAGAACGTGCACGGCGGGATGAACCGGGTGGTGGTGGGAATCGCCGAGCGCGAGCGCCCGAGCGAGCGGGAGCCCGCGCCGCCCTCCCCGGCCGTCGCGTTCGCCCTGCGCGAGGCGCGGCTGCGCGGCGGGGAACTGGAGGCGGTGCACGCATGGCGCTGCGCGGGCCCCGAGGACCACGGAACGCGCGAGAGCCACGGGGCACACGAGAGCCACAGGGCACGCGAGAACCACGGAGGACATGAGAGCCACGGAGCGCGCCAGGACCACGCACGGCGCGCCGCCGAGCTCCTGGACGAGACGCTGGGCGGCGCCACGGCGGCCGGGCTGCCGCCGGTGCCGGTGGCACACCGCCCGGTCGAGGGCTCGGCTCGCAAGGCGCTGCTGGTCGCCTCCGCGCACGCCGATCTGCTGGTGGTGGGGGCCCGGCGACGGCAGGGGCACTTCGGCATGCAGCTCGGGCTTGTCAACCACGCCGTACTGCATCACGCCAAGTGCCCGGTCGCCGTGGTGCCGGTTTCCTAG